Sequence from the Fusobacterium periodonticum 1_1_41FAA genome:
GAAAGACCCGAAGAAGTTACAGATATTAAAGAAAATGTGGAAGGAGCAACAGTTTTTGCTTCAACATTTGATGATGATCCTAAGAATCATATAAAAGTTACAGAAGAAATAATTGAAAGAGCGAAGATGAAAGTAGAGGATGGAGAAAATGTAGTTATTTTGCTTGACTCTTTAACAAGACTTTCAAGAGCCTATAATATAGTGATTCCATCAAGTGGAAAATTATTATCAGGAGGTATAGATCCTATGGCTCTATATCATCCAAAAAACTTCTTTGGTGCTGCAAGAAATATTAAAAATGGAGGTAGCTTAACTATTATCGCTACTATACTTGTGGATACTGGCAGTAAGATGGATGAAGTTATTTATGAAGAATTTAAATCAACAGGAAACTGTGATATCTACTTAGATAGACAATTAGCTGAATTTAGAGTTTTCCCAGCTATAGATATTACAAGATCTGGAACAAGAAAAGAAGAACTGCTTCTTAAAAAGAGTCAAATTGAAGAAATTTGGAATTTAAGAAGATTACTGAATGATTATGACAATAAAGTAAGTTCAACAGCAGCTTTAATAAAAGCTATAAAAATAACAAAGAATAATGACGAATTATTGAAACAGTTACCTAAGGTTCTGTATAAATAATCTATGTCATATGAGGTAAGTTATGAAAAGAATTGTTAAGAGAACAATGGCATGCTTATTAATTTTAGCTATTGTTGTATTTTCTTTTAGATTATATATGATTTCAAGTAAAGAAGTAGTTGATACTACTCAATTTACAGATTATTTTCAACTTGATGAAGCAGATAATGGAGGATTAGAGCTAACAACAAGTAACTTTACTACCTTTGAAAAAGAATATAATTTTGTGAAGGAAGAAAAAGTAGAAGAAGATAAAAAGAGGGGGAAAAAGAGAAACCTGCATCTCCACCACCTCCAAAGAGAGCTGAACAAATTACATATAAAGTTAAAAAGAAAGATACAATACCAGCTATTGCTAAAAGGTATGGTATTAAACAAGATACTATTTTAATGAACAATAAAAATGCTCTAAATAATAAAATGAAGGTTGGAGATACAATTACTTTCCCTTCTATAGATGGTCTTTATTATAAATTAGAGAAAAATGACACTTTATCTAAAATTGCTAAAAAGTATGGTATTAGTGTAGTTGATATTGTTGACTATAACAATGTCAATCCTAAAAGGCTAAAAGCTGGAACTACTATCTTCTTAAAAGGTGTAACATTACAAAAATATAAAGATGTCGAAGGTAGACTTATAGCTGCTCAGCAAGCTAAAGAAGATAAAAAGAAAAATAAAGATAAAGAAAAACCTGAAAAGCCACCTAAGGGAACTAAAGATGCTCCACCACCTCCACCACCTCAAGATGATGGTGATGATGGAGGAAAAGCCGCTTCATATTCTGGAGCAGGTTTTGCTTACCCAGTTAGATATGCTGGAGTATCGAGTCCATTTGGAAATAGATACCATCCTGTTTTAAGAAGATATATCTTGCATACAGGTGTTGACTTGGTGGCTAAATATGTTCCACTTAGAGCTGCTAAAGCAGGAGTAGTAACTTTTGCAGGTAACATGAGTGGATATGGAAAAATAATTATTATTAGACATGACAATGGATATGAAACTAGATATGCCCATTTAAGTGTTATTTCTACTAATGTTGGAGAACATGTAAATCAGGGAGATTTAATAGGAAAGACTGGTAACTCAGGGCGTACAACAGGAGCTCACTTACATTTTGAAATAAGACAAAATGGAGTACCTAAAAATCCTATGAAATATCTACGTTAGTAACTGAAGGAAATAAAGGGGTCTATTCTTTAGACTCCTTATTTTTTAGGAGGATTTTATGACAAGAGTTGTAAAAGTAGGAAATTTAAAGATAGGTGGAAATAATCCTATAATTATTCAATCTATGACTAATACAAATTCATCTGATGTTGAGGCAACTGTAAAACAAATAAATGAATTAGAAAAAGTTGGTTGCCAGCTTGTTAGAATGACTATTAACAATGTCAAAGCAGCTGAAGCAATAAAAGAAATTAAAAAAAGAGTTAATTTACCCTTAGTTGCTGATATACATTTTGACTATAGATTGGCTCTTTTAGCTATAGAAAATGGTATAGATAAATTAAGAATTAATCCTGGAAATATTGGTTCTGATGAGAATGTAAAAAAGGTAGTTGAAGCTGCTAGAGAAAAAAATATTCCTATTAGAATAGGAGTTAATTCAGGTTCTATAGAAAAAGAAATATTAGAAAAATATAGAAAACCATGTGTGGAAGCATTAGTAGAAAGTGCTCTATACCATGTCAGACTTCTTGAAAAATTTAATTTTTTTGATATAATAATTTCACTTAAATCAAGTAATGTTAAAATGATGGTCGAAGCCTATAGAAAAATAAGCTCTCTTGTTGACTATCCACTTCATTTGGGAGTTACTGAAGCTGGAACAAAATTTCAAGGAACTGTAAAATCAGCAATAGGAATTGGTGCACTTCTTGTTGATGGAATAGGAGCTACTTTAAGAGTATCCTTAACAGAAAATCCTGTTGAAGAAATAAAGGTTGCTAAGGAGATATTAAAAGTGCTAGATTTATCTGATGAAGGGGTTGAAATTATTTCATGTCCTACTTGCGGAAGAACAGAAATAGATTTAATCGGTTTGGCTAAACAAGTTGAAGAAGAATTTCAAAATGAAAAAAATAAATTTAAAGTTGCTGTTATGGGTTGTGTTGTGAATGGACCTGGTGAAGCTAGAGAAGCTGATTATGGTATTGCCGCCGGTAGAGGTATAGGAATATTATTTAAAAAAGGTGAAGTTGTTAAAAAGGTTTCTGAAGAAAATTTATTAGAAGAATTAAAAAAACTAATAGCAGAAGACTTAAAAAAATTTAAAAATTAAACTTTTTTTATAGATACATAGTCTAAGTTATATATTAGTATCTTAATTTTGTTTGATGTTGGAGTGAAAGTATGGATTTTGATAACATTTATGAAGAATATTTTGATAGAGTCTATTACAAAGTTTTAAGTGTTGTCAAAAATGATGATGACGCTGAAGATATTTGCCAGGAAACTTTTATAAGCGTATACAAAAATTTGAGTAAATTTAGGGAAGAGAGCAACATATATACTTGGATATATAGAATTGCAATAAATAAAACATATGACTTTTTCAAAAAAAGAAAAGTAGAATTTGAGATAAATGATGATGTTTTATCTTTACCAGAAGATATTAATTTTGATACAAAGCTAATACTACAAGAAAAATTGAAATTGATTTCTGAAAAGGAAAGAGAAATTGTTATTCTTAAAGATATTTACGGTTATAAATTAAAAGAGATTGCAGAGATGAAAAATATGAATCTGTCTACTGTGAAATCTGTATATTATAAAGCACTCAAAGATATGGGAGGAAATTAAATGACACCTAAAGAAAAAGTTAGAGCAAACATATATAAAGCTTTATTAGAAGAAGAAAAAAGAAAGAATAAGAGAATGTCTATATTCTCTATTGGATTATTTTTTGTTGGTGTTGTAACTATGTCAACATATAATTCTTTTATTAATACAGTGCCTAATTCTGAAATAAATAGTGCTAGTGTTATTTCAGCTGATGAACGTGAAGCATTAATAACAAGTATTTATGACAATTCTAGTGTTGTTGATAAAAAGACTACAACATTAAATCCAGATGAACTATTTATTTTCAATACTCAAATTTAAACAAGGAGATAGATGTATGAAGAAATTTTTTTATGTTTTATTTTTTGTAATTTCAATATTTACATTTGCTTCAGAAGAAAATGGACTAGGTATAGTTGAAGATGCCGATTTAAGGGCAGCAGGTGTAAAAGTTGAGAATATCAAAAAGGCAAAAGAACTTATGAATCAAGTTTCTAGCAATTACGAATTAAAACTTTTAGAAAGAAAACAAATAGAGCTACAAATCAATAAATATATTTTAGATGGTCCTGAAAAATATCTAAAAAAAATAGATGAACTATTTGATAAAATAGGTGCTATTGAAGCAGCTATAATGAAAGAAAGATTAAGAAGTCAGATTCAAATGAAAAAATATATAACAACTGAACAATATATGAAAGCTAAGGAGATTGCTTTAAAAAGATTATCAAAATAAGAAAGAGAGAAGTTTTTCTCTCTTTTTATTTAATTTTGACTTGCAATGTTAATAAAAATATGCTAAAATTATCCTTGATATCAGAAAATTTTAGGAAGGTGAAAAAATGAGAAAAGGAATACACCCTGAATTCAATGTTGTTGTTTTTGAAGATATGGCTGGTAACCAATTTTTAACTAGATCTACAAAAGTACCTAAAGAAACTACAACTTTTGAAGGAAAAGAATATCCAGTAATTAAAGTAGCTGTTAGCTCAAAATCACACCCATTCTATACTGGAGAACAAAGATTTGTTGACACAGCAGGTAGAGTTGACAAATTTAACAAGAAATTTAACTTGGGTAAAAAATAATTAAATAAAAGACAGGATTTTTATCCTGTTTTTTTATGAAAAAAAGGAGGAAAATATATGTCAGTAATTGAAATTAATCACCCATTGATAGAACACAAAATGACTATTCTTAGAAGTGTTGAAACAGATACTAAATCATTTAGAGAAAATTTAAATGAAATAGCAAAACTTATGACTTATGAAGCAACTAAAAATTTAAAGTTGGAAACAACTGAAGTTACAACACCTCTTATGAAAACACAAGCCTATAGTTTACAGGATAAGGTAGCTCTGGTTCCTATACTTAGAGCTGGACTTGGAATGGTAGATGGAATATTAGATTTAATCCCAACAGCTAAAGTTGGGCATATTGGAGTTTATAGAAACGAAGAAACTTTAGAACCTGTATATTACTACTGTAAATTACCTACAGATATTGCTTCGAGAAAAGTTATACTTGTAGATCCTATGCTTGCAACAGGAGGTTCTGCTGTTTATGCTATAGATTATTTAAAAGAACAAGGAGTAACTGATATCATATTTATGTGTCTAGTTGCTGCTCCAGATGGTATAGCTAAACTTTTAAATAAACACCCAGACGTTCCTATATACACTGCAAAAATAGATCAAGGACTAAATGAAGATGGATATATCTATCCAGGACTAGGAGACTGTGGAGATAGAATATTCGGTACAAAATAATAAAAATAGCTCATTACTAGCCAAATTTCTTAACAGATAAAAATTAAGAATTCGCTGTAATTTCGGCAAAACTTGCCAACAAGTTGGCTTCAGACACGCCGACAATTACTCGGCTCATTCTATTTAATTTTTATCTTAAAATTTGGAATGTAATTCACTTATTTTTATTTTCAAGGTGATATTAAGGATATGAAGAAATTTTTTAAAATTTTATTTTTTCTCATTATAATTTCTATAGCTATACTATGGCTTGTAAAAATCTTTTTTTTAACTCATAAATATCAAATAAAAAATTATAATGAGGATAAAATAGAAAAAGATATAGTTATAACTTTCAATGGTATCTATGGTTATGAAAAACAGTTAAGATTCATAGATGAAAAATTAGCAGAAGATGGTTATACTGTTGTAAATATACAATATCCTACTGTTAATGAAAACATAGCAGAAATGACTGAGAAATATATTGCTCCAAATATTGAAGAGCAAGTAAAGAGATTAGAACAAGTTAATCTAGAAAGAAAAGCTAAAAATTTACCTGAATTAAAAATAAATTTTGTTGTTCATTCTATGGGAACTTGCTTGCTTAGATATTACTTGAAAGAAAATAAATTAGCTAGCTTAGGAAAGGTTGTTCTAATTACTCCACCTTCACATGGAAGTCAGTTATCAGACAATCCTATTGCTGATTTAATACCTTATTTTATAGGTCCTGCTGTTAAAGATATGAAAACTGATAAAGACAGTTTTGTTAACCAGTTAGGAAATCCTGACTATCCTTGCTATATTTTAATAGCAGATAGTTCCAATAATTTTCTTTTCTCTTTATTTATAAAGGGTAAGGATGATGGAATGGTTCCTCTAGCAACTGCTGGATTAGAAGGTGCTTCTTTAAAAACTATAGAAAATACTACCCATACAAGTATTTTAGAAAAACAAGAAACAGTTGATGAAATTTTACAATTTTTAAAGAACTAGATAAAAAAGCTATTATAAATAGAGTTTTCTCTAAATATAATAGCTTTATTTTTTATTTATGAATTTTTACTATGCTTTTATATCGTTTTTACAAGCACCAGTATCTAAGTATTCTTTTAAGTTTTCTAATGAAGTTTCTATCATATTTGATGCAGCTTCATCAGTATAAGATCCAACGTGAGGAGTTACTAAAACTCTTGGATATAATTCTATTAATTTATTGAATAGAGGATATTCTAATTTAAATTTAGCTTCATCATTTGAGAAGTTTTTAAAGAAGTAATTTACTTCTCCTTCAATAGTATCTATACCAGCACCAGCTAGGTGTCCACTTTCAAGAGCAGCAACAACAGCTTCTAAATCCATTAATTCTCCTCTTGCAGTATTGATTAATATTGAATTTTCTTTCATTTTGCTTAAAAATTCTTTAGTAACAATTTTTCCATTTTCTTTTATGAATGGAGCGTGTAAAGTTATGATATCACTTTTTTCTACTAATTCTTCCATAGAAACTTGAGTAACTATATCTTCAACACCTGTTTTAGGGAACATATCATATCCTATAACGTTTGCTCCTAAACCTTTGAATAATTTTGCAGCAGTAAATCCAATTCTTCCTAATCCAACTACTCCTACTGTACAATTTCTAATTTCTCTTGAGAACATTTTAGCATCAACTGTGAAATCTTTTTTGTTAAATTTTTCAGCAGTATAAGGTAAGTGTCTTAATAAAGACATTGCTAATGAAACAGCTAATTCAGCTATTGCATTTGGAGAATAGAAAGGAACATAAGCTAATTTAAATCCTAATTCTTTAGCATATTTTACATCGATATGGTTAGTTCCAACTGTTCTTGTGAATAAATATTTTACTCCATATTCTTTATACATATCTAATACTTCTTTTGTAGCAAAACAGTTTCCACGTAGAACTACACATTCAAATCCTTTTGCTTTTTCAGCAGTTTCTTTACTGTTAAGATAATCAGGAATTAATTCTAAATCAAATCCAAATCTCTTATTTTGTTCATGAAATAAAGGTACTTCAACTTCTCTTACACCATAAAATAAAACTTTCATTAAACAGCCTCCTTAAAAATTAATATATCATAATTGTTTTATACTTAAATTAATTATAACATAAAAAAAATAAAAGAAAAGAGTAAATATTTACAAAATTTATATTTACATATATAAAATGAAAGATTTAATCTGAAATAATCGGAAAATAAATAAAAAATCAGAGTTGATATATATAATTAATGTTTTAAAAAAATAGTATATAAAAAAATAATTTATATTGTAAACCTCTATTATAACTCAATTTGTATTAAAATTAGAAAAAATTTTTATATTGACATATAAATAAAATATGATACAATATAAAATATAAATGGAACAAAAAAATTGTCATTTTTGTTTACCAATTTTTTTAATATTTTAAGGAGGAATTTAGAATGAGTAAAGAAACTTTAAACCCACTAGCAAGCGGACAAAAACAAGTAAAAATAGCATGTGATGCTTTAGGGTTGGACCCAGCAGTATATGAATTATTAAAGGAACCTCAAAGAATAATAGAAATCTCTATTCCTGTAAAAATGGATGATGGATCTATAAAAACATTTAAAGGATACAGATCAGCTCACAATGATGCTGTAGGACCTTATAAAGGAGGAATCAGATTCCACCAAAATGTTAATTCTGATGAAGTAAAAGCTCTTTCTCTATGGATGAGTATCAAATGTCAAGTTACTGGAATCCCTTATGGAGGAGGTAAAGGTGGAATTACTGTAGATCCTTCTGAATTATCTCAAAGAGAATTAGAACAATTATCAAGAGGATGGGTAAGAGGAATGTGGAAATACTTAGGAGAAAAAGTTGACATTCCTGCTCCAGATGTAAATACAAATGGACAAATCATGGCTTGGATGCAAGACGAATATAATAAATTAACTGGTGAACAAACTATAGGAGTTTTCACAGGTAAACCATTATCTTATGGAGGATCTCAAGGAAGAAACGAAGCAACTGGATTCGGTGTTGCAGTAACTATGAGAGAAGCTTTCACTGCATTAGGAAAAGACCTTAAAGGAGCAACAGTTGCAGTTCAAGGATTTGGAAACGTTGGAAAATACTCTGTAAAAAATATTATGAAATTAGGTGGAAAAGTTGTAGCTGTTGCTGAATTCGAAAAAGGAAAAGGAGCTTTCGCTGTTTATAAAGCTGAAGGATTCACATTTGAAGAATTAGAAGCTGCTAAAGCTGCTGGAAGCTTAACAAAAGTTCCTGGAGCAAAAGAATTAACTATGGATGAATTCTGGGCTCTAGATGTTGAAGCTATTGCTCCATGTGCATTAGAAAATGCTATTACTAACCATGAAGCTGAATTAATAAAATCTGGAGTAATCATTTGTGAAGGAGCAAATGGACCAATAACTCCAGAAGCTGATGAAGTTCTTTACAAAAAAGGTGTAACAGTTACTCCTGACGTTTTAACAAATGCTGGAGGAGTTACAGTATCTTACTTTGAATGGGTTCAAAATATCTATGGATACTACTGGACAGAAAAAGAAGTTGAAGAAAAAGAAGAAAGAGCAATGGTTGATGCATTCAAACCTATATGGGCATTAAAGAAAGAATTTGATGAAAAAGGACAACCTATTTCTTTCAGACAAGCTACTTACATGAAATCTATTAAGAGAATAGCTGAAGCTATGAAAATTAGAGGATGGTACTAATCTCTTAAACTGATGAATTAAAATATAAAGCCTTTAATCTTAGGATTAAAGGCTTTTTTATTGATTATTATTAATTATAATGAATTGTTCTTGTAACATCAGGTACGCCATTATTATGTGGTATCATTTCTCCATTTATTACTATATCTGAATTCTTATTTTCTCTAGTCCCATAAGGTCAACTAATTGCTCAAAGAATTCTCTATTGAGTTTTACTTTCATACCTGTATTTTGAGTTCTTTTTTCATTCTTATTTTTTATGGCAAATACAAAGTCTGTATTTCCTTTATTAGAA
This genomic interval carries:
- the rho gene encoding transcription termination factor Rho, which produces MDILNKFLLKDLQEIAKIMDIEVNGQKKEELKALIIEALEDNNTVLAYGVLDTAPEGFGFLKETTLGKNIYMSASQVKKFKLRRGDTILGEVRNPIGEEKNFAIRRVLRVNNDDLAKIADRIPFEDLVPTYPREQIKLGLDHDNISGRILDLIAPIGKGQRSLIIAPPKAGKTTFISSIANAIIKGEKDTEVWILLIDERPEEVTDIKENVEGATVFASTFDDDPKNHIKVTEEIIERAKMKVEDGENVVILLDSLTRLSRAYNIVIPSSGKLLSGGIDPMALYHPKNFFGAARNIKNGGSLTIIATILVDTGSKMDEVIYEEFKSTGNCDIYLDRQLAEFRVFPAIDITRSGTRKEELLLKKSQIEEIWNLRRLLNDYDNKVSSTAALIKAIKITKNNDELLKQLPKVLYK
- the ispG gene encoding flavodoxin-dependent (E)-4-hydroxy-3-methylbut-2-enyl-diphosphate synthase; translation: MTRVVKVGNLKIGGNNPIIIQSMTNTNSSDVEATVKQINELEKVGCQLVRMTINNVKAAEAIKEIKKRVNLPLVADIHFDYRLALLAIENGIDKLRINPGNIGSDENVKKVVEAAREKNIPIRIGVNSGSIEKEILEKYRKPCVEALVESALYHVRLLEKFNFFDIIISLKSSNVKMMVEAYRKISSLVDYPLHLGVTEAGTKFQGTVKSAIGIGALLVDGIGATLRVSLTENPVEEIKVAKEILKVLDLSDEGVEIISCPTCGRTEIDLIGLAKQVEEEFQNEKNKFKVAVMGCVVNGPGEAREADYGIAAGRGIGILFKKGEVVKKVSEENLLEELKKLIAEDLKKFKN
- a CDS encoding RNA polymerase sigma factor — protein: MDFDNIYEEYFDRVYYKVLSVVKNDDDAEDICQETFISVYKNLSKFREESNIYTWIYRIAINKTYDFFKKRKVEFEINDDVLSLPEDINFDTKLILQEKLKLISEKEREIVILKDIYGYKLKEIAEMKNMNLSTVKSVYYKALKDMGGN
- a CDS encoding type B 50S ribosomal protein L31, which codes for MRKGIHPEFNVVVFEDMAGNQFLTRSTKVPKETTTFEGKEYPVIKVAVSSKSHPFYTGEQRFVDTAGRVDKFNKKFNLGKK
- the upp gene encoding uracil phosphoribosyltransferase produces the protein MSVIEINHPLIEHKMTILRSVETDTKSFRENLNEIAKLMTYEATKNLKLETTEVTTPLMKTQAYSLQDKVALVPILRAGLGMVDGILDLIPTAKVGHIGVYRNEETLEPVYYYCKLPTDIASRKVILVDPMLATGGSAVYAIDYLKEQGVTDIIFMCLVAAPDGIAKLLNKHPDVPIYTAKIDQGLNEDGYIYPGLGDCGDRIFGTK
- a CDS encoding lipase; translated protein: MKKFFKILFFLIIISIAILWLVKIFFLTHKYQIKNYNEDKIEKDIVITFNGIYGYEKQLRFIDEKLAEDGYTVVNIQYPTVNENIAEMTEKYIAPNIEEQVKRLEQVNLERKAKNLPELKINFVVHSMGTCLLRYYLKENKLASLGKVVLITPPSHGSQLSDNPIADLIPYFIGPAVKDMKTDKDSFVNQLGNPDYPCYILIADSSNNFLFSLFIKGKDDGMVPLATAGLEGASLKTIENTTHTSILEKQETVDEILQFLKN
- a CDS encoding 2-hydroxyacid dehydrogenase, with protein sequence MKVLFYGVREVEVPLFHEQNKRFGFDLELIPDYLNSKETAEKAKGFECVVLRGNCFATKEVLDMYKEYGVKYLFTRTVGTNHIDVKYAKELGFKLAYVPFYSPNAIAELAVSLAMSLLRHLPYTAEKFNKKDFTVDAKMFSREIRNCTVGVVGLGRIGFTAAKLFKGLGANVIGYDMFPKTGVEDIVTQVSMEELVEKSDIITLHAPFIKENGKIVTKEFLSKMKENSILINTARGELMDLEAVVAALESGHLAGAGIDTIEGEVNYFFKNFSNDEAKFKLEYPLFNKLIELYPRVLVTPHVGSYTDEAASNMIETSLENLKEYLDTGACKNDIKA
- a CDS encoding Glu/Leu/Phe/Val family dehydrogenase, whose translation is MSKETLNPLASGQKQVKIACDALGLDPAVYELLKEPQRIIEISIPVKMDDGSIKTFKGYRSAHNDAVGPYKGGIRFHQNVNSDEVKALSLWMSIKCQVTGIPYGGGKGGITVDPSELSQRELEQLSRGWVRGMWKYLGEKVDIPAPDVNTNGQIMAWMQDEYNKLTGEQTIGVFTGKPLSYGGSQGRNEATGFGVAVTMREAFTALGKDLKGATVAVQGFGNVGKYSVKNIMKLGGKVVAVAEFEKGKGAFAVYKAEGFTFEELEAAKAAGSLTKVPGAKELTMDEFWALDVEAIAPCALENAITNHEAELIKSGVIICEGANGPITPEADEVLYKKGVTVTPDVLTNAGGVTVSYFEWVQNIYGYYWTEKEVEEKEERAMVDAFKPIWALKKEFDEKGQPISFRQATYMKSIKRIAEAMKIRGWY